Proteins from a genomic interval of Methanotorris formicicus Mc-S-70:
- a CDS encoding substrate-binding domain-containing protein, with product MNKLKILILGLILSTLVICGCVEESKSIHIWAGKGFKEPLIAISKDFSEKENVKIDFSFVGFYEMVKHVNKTNADIVIAPKKYELFNVRTIELLEKKGLVKDSKPFIKRIPVIVVRKGSDINSLSDLNGKKIALINQTKYHIPGGCLGNEIVRKEKINGTFIFISPKNLINAVKEEKADATIVWLDTIKKDDTIKVIPIDGYELQLYIAIINDNEVVRKYVDYLLSHKEEFEKYGWR from the coding sequence ATGAATAAATTGAAGATTCTTATACTTGGATTAATTTTGAGTACTTTGGTGATATGTGGGTGCGTAGAGGAAAGCAAGTCAATCCATATATGGGCAGGAAAAGGATTTAAAGAGCCATTAATTGCAATATCCAAAGATTTTTCTGAAAAAGAAAATGTAAAAATTGATTTTTCATTTGTAGGGTTTTATGAAATGGTAAAACATGTGAATAAAACGAATGCAGACATTGTCATAGCCCCAAAAAAATATGAGTTGTTCAATGTCAGGACAATAGAACTTCTTGAGAAAAAGGGATTAGTAAAGGATTCTAAACCATTTATTAAAAGAATTCCAGTGATTGTGGTTAGAAAAGGTAGTGATATTAACTCATTAAGTGATTTAAATGGTAAAAAAATAGCCCTTATAAATCAAACCAAATATCATATCCCAGGAGGATGTTTAGGTAACGAAATTGTTAGAAAGGAGAAAATAAATGGAACATTTATCTTTATATCACCAAAGAATCTAATAAATGCAGTTAAGGAAGAAAAGGCAGACGCTACAATAGTGTGGCTTGACACCATTAAAAAAGACGATACTATAAAAGTTATTCCAATTGATGGTTATGAACTTCAATTGTACATTGCTATTATAAATGATAATGAAGTGGTAAGGAAGTATGTTGATTATTTATTGTCTCATAAAGAAGAATTTGAAAAATATGGATGGAGGTGA
- a CDS encoding damage-control phosphatase ARMT1 family protein: MKIKPECATCIIRQVVDAAREITNNEKEQFKLVKDCLGIIMEVYGEDAVPAWMGTNVHRYLKKISGNDDPYKRLKEIANKIALNYLEKIKDYVEVDDDLERLRRKIKVAIAGNVIDFGPYSTDIDIISKIKETVEGDLKVDYSEELLKDLKSSKKVFYVCDNAGEIVFDRVLIEEIKKYVDEVVVAVKGKPILNDATLEDAKLVGIDKIAKVITTGSDIIGIILEECSEEFLKEFESSDLVIAKGMGNYESLTEYEDRINKPLYYILKAKCVPVAGNIGVKVGDNVLLRKRGC; the protein is encoded by the coding sequence TTGAAGATTAAACCAGAATGCGCTACCTGTATAATAAGGCAGGTGGTTGATGCTGCAAGAGAGATAACAAATAATGAAAAAGAACAGTTTAAATTAGTAAAAGATTGTTTGGGAATTATTATGGAAGTTTATGGGGAAGATGCTGTCCCAGCGTGGATGGGAACTAATGTCCATAGATACTTGAAGAAGATAAGTGGCAATGATGACCCTTACAAAAGATTAAAGGAAATAGCAAACAAAATTGCTCTAAACTATTTGGAAAAAATAAAGGATTATGTTGAAGTTGATGATGATTTGGAGAGGTTAAGGAGAAAGATAAAAGTAGCAATTGCTGGAAATGTTATTGATTTTGGACCATACAGTACAGATATAGATATTATCTCAAAAATAAAAGAAACCGTTGAGGGAGATTTGAAGGTTGATTATTCAGAAGAATTATTGAAGGATTTAAAATCATCAAAAAAGGTATTTTACGTTTGTGACAACGCTGGAGAAATAGTGTTTGACAGAGTACTGATTGAGGAAATAAAAAAATACGTTGATGAAGTAGTTGTTGCAGTTAAAGGAAAGCCAATTTTAAATGATGCTACCTTAGAGGATGCTAAATTAGTTGGCATTGACAAAATAGCAAAGGTTATAACGACTGGAAGCGATATTATTGGAATTATTTTAGAAGAATGTTCAGAGGAATTTCTGAAGGAATTTGAAAGTTCTGATTTAGTTATTGCCAAAGGAATGGGGAACTATGAAAGTTTAACTGAATATGAGGATAGAATAAACAAACCACTATACTACATACTAAAAGCAAAATGTGTGCCAGTTGCTGGAAATATTGGTGTTAAAGTTGGAGACAATGTCCTGTTGAGAAAGAGAGGATGCTGA
- a CDS encoding class I SAM-dependent methyltransferase has protein sequence MNVFDRYAKEYDRWFDENEIIYKSEIEALKRHIPKGDGLEIGIGTGRFAKPFNIKIGVDISKEMAKIAEKRGLKVIISKGENLPFNDGSFDFVLINTTLEFAEDPKKMLKEAKRVLKKGGKIIIGIIDGDSFLGKIYKEKKEKSKFYKDAKFLSANDVIEMLKELNFKNIRITQTIFKNLCDKVEVKDDYGEGGFVVISGEK, from the coding sequence ATGAATGTTTTTGATAGATATGCTAAGGAATATGATAGATGGTTTGATGAAAACGAAATTATCTACAAATCAGAGATTGAGGCATTGAAAAGACACATTCCAAAAGGAGATGGATTAGAGATAGGAATTGGAACTGGAAGATTTGCTAAACCTTTCAACATAAAAATTGGCGTTGATATATCAAAAGAAATGGCAAAAATAGCAGAAAAAAGAGGATTAAAAGTTATCATAAGTAAGGGAGAAAACCTTCCATTTAATGATGGGAGTTTTGATTTTGTTTTAATAAACACAACCTTGGAGTTTGCAGAAGATCCAAAAAAGATGTTAAAAGAGGCAAAAAGAGTTTTAAAGAAAGGAGGAAAAATAATAATCGGCATTATAGATGGAGATAGTTTCTTGGGAAAGATATATAAGGAAAAAAAGGAAAAGAGCAAATTTTATAAGGATGCAAAATTCTTATCCGCTAATGATGTTATAGAAATGCTAAAAGAACTAAATTTTAAAAATATAAGAATCACACAAACAATTTTTAAAAATTTGTGTGATAAGGTGGAGGTAAAGGATGATTACGGAGAAGGGGGATTTGTAGTTATTTCTGGGGAAAAATAA
- the leuS gene encoding leucine--tRNA ligase — protein sequence MSIDLQSIEKKWQKKWEEAKIFESNPDEREKFFITAAFPYLNGVLHAGHLRTFTIPEVVARYQRMKGKNVLWTFGYHVTGTPILGLAEQIKEKKENIIWAYNKLHNIPMDELLSLTTPENVVEYFSKKATETFKRMGFALDWRRNFKTDDEVFNKFIEWQFYKLKEKGYIVKGSHPVRYCPKCDNPVEDHDLLHGENATLVEYVLIKFELEFDNDRCIMPMATLRPETVFGVTNVWVNPEETYVKARVWIEKETDDGIELIDNGIWIMSKECAEKLAHQDRKVEIIKEFKGEELINKKVINPITKKEVPIFPASFVSTEIGTGCVMSVPAHAPYDYIALRDLGKVEDVGLIPLIKVEGYGKFPAKEIVEKMGIKNQNDEELLEKATNKIYKDEFHKGVLNENCGEYAGIPVREIKEKLTKDFIKKGIAEIMYEFSEENVVCRCGTKCIVKTVKGQWFIKYSDEEWKKLAHKCVDRMNFIPESARKEFHNKIDWMKDKACARKKGLGTKLPFDKEWVIESLSDSTIYMAYYTVAKFINEKGIKPEQLTEKLFDYVFLGKGNVEEIEKETELPKDLIKEMRKEFLYWYPLDWRCSAKDLVPNHLTFFIFNHVAIFPEELWPRGIVVNGYVTIEGKKLSKSKGPVLPVMEVAEKYGADVGRFYITTCAELPQDADIKFKEMERARENLIRFYEFAMEVIDLFEKDKGGELNYIDRWMLHKLYNAVKIGDEAFSNIQLRRAGLLFYELMNDIRWYKRRGGNNPKVLMEVLEVLVKLMAPFTPHLCEEIWEKMGKDTFISNEKFPEVKEEFINEDYELGEEYIRSIMDDIREIIEVTKIQPKKIYLYTADDWKYEVLEIMNENKGDNVKQLMPKIMKNEKFRRYGKEIPKLIQQLTKIGVKKPINEEEILNNAKEFLEKEFGAEVIINGEDIKGKKKYAIPYKPAIYLE from the coding sequence ATGAGCATTGACTTGCAGAGTATAGAGAAAAAATGGCAAAAGAAGTGGGAAGAGGCAAAGATTTTTGAATCAAATCCTGATGAGAGGGAAAAGTTCTTTATAACCGCAGCGTTTCCATACTTAAATGGTGTTCTACACGCAGGGCATTTGAGAACCTTCACTATCCCCGAGGTTGTTGCAAGATACCAAAGAATGAAAGGAAAGAATGTATTATGGACTTTTGGATACCACGTTACTGGAACCCCAATTTTAGGACTTGCTGAGCAGATAAAGGAGAAAAAAGAAAACATCATCTGGGCATACAACAAACTCCACAATATCCCAATGGATGAACTTCTCTCCCTAACGACTCCTGAAAATGTTGTTGAATACTTCTCAAAAAAGGCAACTGAGACATTTAAAAGAATGGGCTTTGCATTAGATTGGAGAAGAAACTTTAAGACAGATGATGAAGTTTTCAACAAATTTATCGAATGGCAATTTTACAAATTAAAAGAGAAAGGGTATATTGTAAAAGGTTCCCACCCAGTTAGATACTGCCCAAAATGTGACAACCCAGTTGAAGACCACGATTTGTTGCATGGTGAAAATGCCACATTGGTAGAGTACGTTTTAATTAAATTTGAGTTGGAATTTGATAATGATAGATGCATCATGCCGATGGCAACATTAAGACCAGAGACAGTATTTGGAGTTACAAACGTTTGGGTAAATCCGGAGGAAACCTATGTTAAAGCAAGGGTCTGGATTGAAAAAGAAACTGATGATGGTATTGAGTTGATAGATAATGGTATATGGATAATGAGCAAAGAATGTGCAGAAAAACTTGCCCACCAAGATAGGAAAGTAGAGATAATCAAGGAGTTTAAAGGGGAAGAACTCATCAACAAGAAAGTAATCAATCCTATAACAAAAAAAGAAGTCCCAATCTTTCCTGCAAGTTTTGTCTCAACAGAGATTGGAACTGGATGCGTTATGAGTGTTCCAGCACATGCCCCTTATGACTACATTGCATTGAGGGATTTGGGGAAGGTTGAGGATGTTGGATTAATTCCATTGATAAAGGTTGAGGGTTATGGAAAGTTCCCTGCAAAAGAGATTGTAGAGAAGATGGGCATTAAGAATCAAAATGATGAGGAATTGTTGGAGAAAGCAACAAACAAGATTTATAAAGATGAGTTCCACAAAGGAGTTTTAAATGAAAACTGCGGAGAATATGCAGGGATTCCTGTTAGGGAGATAAAGGAAAAATTAACAAAGGATTTCATAAAGAAAGGAATCGCAGAGATAATGTATGAATTTAGTGAGGAAAATGTTGTTTGTAGATGTGGAACAAAATGTATAGTTAAGACTGTAAAAGGACAGTGGTTCATAAAATACTCTGATGAAGAATGGAAAAAATTGGCACACAAATGCGTAGATAGAATGAACTTCATCCCTGAAAGTGCAAGAAAAGAGTTCCACAACAAAATTGACTGGATGAAAGATAAGGCATGTGCAAGGAAAAAAGGTTTAGGGACAAAGTTACCATTTGATAAAGAATGGGTTATTGAGAGTTTATCTGACTCAACAATCTACATGGCATACTATACAGTGGCAAAATTCATCAACGAGAAAGGCATAAAACCAGAGCAATTGACTGAGAAGTTGTTTGATTATGTATTTTTAGGCAAAGGAAATGTTGAGGAAATTGAGAAAGAAACAGAACTTCCAAAGGACTTAATTAAGGAGATGAGGAAGGAGTTTTTATACTGGTATCCATTGGATTGGAGATGCTCTGCAAAGGACTTAGTGCCAAACCACTTGACGTTCTTTATATTCAACCACGTGGCAATATTCCCTGAGGAGTTATGGCCAAGAGGTATTGTAGTTAATGGATATGTTACAATTGAAGGTAAGAAACTATCAAAATCCAAGGGGCCTGTACTGCCAGTTATGGAAGTTGCTGAAAAATACGGGGCTGATGTTGGGAGATTTTATATAACAACATGTGCAGAACTTCCACAAGATGCAGATATTAAATTTAAAGAGATGGAAAGGGCAAGGGAAAACTTAATAAGGTTCTATGAATTTGCCATGGAGGTTATTGATTTATTTGAAAAAGATAAAGGAGGAGAACTTAATTATATAGATAGATGGATGTTGCATAAATTATACAATGCAGTAAAAATAGGTGATGAGGCATTCTCAAATATTCAGTTGAGGAGAGCAGGGCTATTATTCTATGAGTTAATGAATGATATTAGATGGTACAAGAGGAGAGGGGGAAACAATCCAAAAGTTTTAATGGAGGTTCTTGAAGTTCTCGTTAAATTGATGGCTCCATTCACTCCGCATTTATGTGAGGAAATTTGGGAAAAGATGGGCAAAGATACCTTCATATCCAATGAAAAATTCCCAGAAGTTAAGGAAGAGTTTATTAACGAAGATTATGAACTTGGGGAGGAATATATCAGATCAATAATGGATGATATAAGAGAGATTATTGAAGTCACAAAAATCCAACCAAAGAAAATCTATCTCTACACTGCAGATGATTGGAAGTATGAGGTTTTGGAGATAATGAATGAGAATAAAGGAGATAATGTAAAGCAATTAATGCCAAAGATTATGAAGAATGAGAAATTCAGAAGATATGGAAAAGAGATTCCTAAATTAATACAACAATTAACAAAGATTGGAGTTAAAAAACCAATAAATGAAGAAGAAATCTTAAACAATGCAAAGGAATTCCTTGAGAAGGAATTTGGTGCAGAGGTTATTATAAATGGAGAAGATATAAAAGGTAAGAAAAAATACGCAATTCCATACAAACCGGCAATCTATTTGGAATAA
- the speB gene encoding agmatinase, translating to MEFEDYTKFICASDDFENADTVIFGIPYDGTTSFKAGARFGPKAIREASWGLETYSPILKRDLIDCSFCDMQDIFIYGTQEETFERIYKTSKEILKSKKIPIMFGGEHSVTYPVVRAIKDVYDDFVLLHFDAHCDLRDEYLGNRLSHACVIRRCYELTKDIYQFGIRSGDQEEWEFAENTKLSMELMGKEDVKEIKDLNKPIYITIDIDVLDPAYAPGTGTPEPCGFSTKELLNSLYNLKEVSDRIVGFDVVEVSPHYDIGGITSIAAAKIVRELILMILL from the coding sequence ATGGAATTTGAGGATTACACAAAGTTTATATGCGCAAGTGATGATTTTGAAAATGCAGATACAGTGATTTTTGGGATTCCTTATGATGGAACCACGAGTTTTAAGGCAGGGGCAAGATTTGGACCTAAGGCAATAAGGGAAGCATCATGGGGATTAGAAACATACAGCCCAATTTTAAAAAGGGATTTAATTGATTGTTCTTTTTGTGATATGCAGGATATATTTATTTATGGAACGCAGGAAGAAACATTTGAGAGGATATATAAAACTTCAAAAGAGATACTAAAAAGCAAAAAAATTCCAATCATGTTTGGAGGAGAGCATTCAGTAACGTATCCTGTTGTTAGGGCAATTAAGGATGTTTATGATGATTTTGTTCTTTTGCACTTTGATGCTCACTGCGATTTAAGGGACGAGTATTTAGGGAATAGATTATCCCACGCGTGCGTTATTAGAAGATGCTACGAATTAACAAAAGACATTTATCAATTTGGAATAAGAAGTGGGGACCAAGAAGAATGGGAATTTGCAGAAAACACAAAACTATCCATGGAATTGATGGGTAAGGAGGATGTAAAAGAAATTAAAGATTTAAATAAACCAATATATATAACTATTGATATTGATGTTTTAGATCCTGCCTACGCCCCTGGAACAGGAACACCAGAACCGTGTGGGTTTTCAACAAAAGAGTTATTAAATTCCCTATATAATTTAAAAGAAGTTAGTGATAGAATAGTTGGTTTTGATGTTGTTGAAGTTTCTCCACATTATGATATCGGAGGAATAACCTCTATAGCAGCGGCTAAAATTGTTAGGGAATTAATTTTGATGATATTATTATAA
- a CDS encoding tRNA (N(6)-L-threonylcarbamoyladenosine(37)-C(2))-methylthiotransferase: MKIYVEGYGCTLNIADTNIIENSLKEFNFEITDNVEDADLVIINTCVVRLETENRMFARINYFKSLDKKVVVAGCLAKALKKKVENLADLLIMPREAHLSGEIIHEHFVEKNKKENTINLEEKLKYISPSLITPLPICEGCIGECSYCIVKVARGRLISYSREKIVKKAEELINSGTKCLLITAQDTACYGFDINDNLPNLINDLCSINGEFIMRIGMMHAKNVGDILDDLIEAYKDEKVAKLLHLPLQSGDDGVLKAMKRGYTVDEFISIVNEFRKKIEDLTFVTDIIVGFPTETEEAFENTLEVLRKIKPDYIHGAKYTSRKYTEAARMKQIDTKIRKRRSEILDKLRRELSYMNNKKYVGKKMKVLITEENKGITHNFKVVRFNEDADIGAFKEIKITDAKTFGLFGNL; this comes from the coding sequence ATGAAGATTTACGTTGAAGGATATGGATGCACATTAAACATAGCAGATACAAACATCATTGAAAATTCATTAAAAGAATTCAATTTTGAGATAACGGATAACGTTGAGGATGCGGATTTAGTAATAATAAACACTTGTGTTGTTAGATTGGAAACAGAAAACAGAATGTTTGCAAGAATAAATTACTTCAAATCATTAGATAAAAAGGTTGTTGTGGCAGGCTGTTTAGCAAAGGCATTGAAGAAGAAGGTTGAAAACTTAGCGGATTTATTAATTATGCCAAGAGAAGCACACTTATCTGGAGAGATTATTCACGAGCATTTTGTTGAAAAAAATAAAAAAGAAAATACAATTAATTTAGAAGAAAAACTTAAATATATATCCCCTTCGTTAATAACACCACTTCCAATTTGTGAAGGATGCATAGGAGAGTGCTCATACTGCATTGTAAAGGTTGCAAGGGGAAGGTTAATCTCATATAGTAGGGAAAAAATTGTAAAAAAAGCAGAAGAATTGATAAACTCTGGAACAAAATGCCTATTGATTACTGCACAAGATACTGCATGTTATGGATTTGATATAAATGACAACCTTCCAAATTTAATAAATGATTTATGTTCAATTAACGGAGAATTTATAATGAGAATAGGTATGATGCACGCTAAAAATGTAGGTGATATCTTAGATGATTTAATTGAGGCATATAAAGATGAAAAAGTCGCTAAACTCTTACATTTACCATTGCAGAGTGGTGATGATGGGGTTTTGAAGGCAATGAAGAGAGGATATACTGTTGATGAGTTCATCTCAATCGTAAATGAATTTAGGAAAAAGATAGAGGACTTAACATTTGTAACTGACATTATTGTTGGTTTTCCAACAGAAACAGAAGAGGCATTTGAAAACACACTTGAAGTTTTAAGGAAAATAAAGCCAGATTATATCCATGGGGCTAAATACACATCAAGAAAATACACAGAAGCGGCAAGAATGAAACAAATTGATACAAAAATAAGAAAAAGAAGATCTGAGATTCTCGATAAGTTAAGGAGAGAGTTGAGTTATATGAATAATAAAAAATACGTTGGAAAGAAGATGAAGGTTTTAATAACTGAAGAAAATAAAGGAATTACCCACAACTTTAAAGTTGTTAGATTTAACGAAGATGCAGACATTGGAGCATTTAAAGAAATAAAAATAACTGATGCAAAAACATTTGGTTTGTTTGGGAATTTATAG